The following proteins are co-located in the Flavobacterium sp. CECT 9288 genome:
- a CDS encoding ACP phosphodiesterase, whose protein sequence is MNFLAHIYLSGENDLLKIGNFMADGIRGSHYENYPLEIQKGIVLHRAIDTFTDAHPIFRQSTKKLHEKYHHYAGVIVDVFYDHFLAKNWSNYSNEKLEDFVARFYDSLYHNYSVLSEKTKGMMPYMIQQNWLVSYQTVEGIDGILTQMDKRTKNQSQMRFASNELNEFYSEFENDFTLFFAELISFVNHKKSTL, encoded by the coding sequence ATGAATTTCCTAGCACACATTTACCTTTCTGGCGAAAATGATTTACTTAAAATTGGTAATTTCATGGCTGATGGAATCAGAGGGAGTCACTATGAAAACTACCCATTAGAAATTCAAAAAGGTATTGTTTTGCATCGAGCCATTGATACTTTTACCGATGCGCATCCTATCTTTAGACAAAGTACAAAAAAACTTCATGAAAAATACCATCATTACGCTGGAGTGATTGTGGATGTTTTTTACGATCACTTTTTAGCCAAAAACTGGTCGAATTATTCTAATGAAAAACTAGAAGATTTTGTTGCCCGTTTTTACGACTCCCTGTACCATAATTACAGCGTACTATCAGAGAAAACAAAAGGTATGATGCCCTACATGATACAACAAAATTGGCTTGTAAGTTACCAAACAGTTGAAGGCATAGATGGAATTTTAACCCAAATGGACAAACGCACTAAAAACCAATCCCAAATGAGGTTTGCAAGCAATGAATTAAACGAATTCTACAGTGAATTTGAGAATGACTTTACTCTTTTTTTTGCTGAATTAATCTCATTTGTAAACCACAAAAAATCAACATTATGA
- a CDS encoding DNA alkylation repair protein — protein sequence MNFISTLENAFEQNRNVENAFAMSQYMRNKFSFFGIRTTKRRELFKEIWKQNQQEVHHHSVQIAQTLFNKPEREFHYCAIEILIKEKKKAYSDTDIDWIEKLILQHSWWDSVDTIAKYILGDYLQQFPNETENVITRFSSQESIWLHRSLILFQLGYKQKTNADLLFWLCLKYANSSEFFIQKAIGWALREYAKTNPEAVLIFVNSNKLKPLSTKEALKNSGSLKIM from the coding sequence ATGAACTTTATCTCAACACTCGAAAACGCGTTTGAACAAAATAGAAATGTAGAAAACGCTTTTGCAATGTCGCAATACATGCGCAATAAGTTTTCCTTTTTTGGTATTCGCACCACCAAAAGAAGAGAACTATTTAAAGAAATTTGGAAACAAAACCAACAAGAAGTACACCATCATTCTGTACAAATTGCTCAAACTCTTTTTAACAAACCAGAACGAGAATTCCATTATTGCGCCATTGAAATTCTAATAAAAGAAAAGAAAAAGGCTTATAGTGATACTGACATCGATTGGATTGAAAAACTAATATTGCAGCATTCCTGGTGGGATAGCGTTGACACCATAGCAAAATACATTTTGGGAGACTATTTACAGCAATTCCCCAACGAAACTGAGAACGTTATCACAAGATTTTCAAGTCAAGAGAGTATATGGTTGCATCGTAGTTTGATTCTTTTCCAATTGGGATACAAACAAAAAACGAATGCAGATCTCCTTTTTTGGCTCTGTTTAAAATACGCCAATTCCTCCGAATTTTTTATTCAAAAAGCCATCGGTTGGGCGCTTCGTGAATATGCTAAAACAAATCCCGAAGCGGTCCTTATCTTTGTAAATTCGAATAAATTAAAACCTTTAAGCACAAAAGAAGCCCTTAAAAATAGTGGTTCGCTTAAAATAATGTAG
- a CDS encoding aminotransferase class V-fold PLP-dependent enzyme, producing the protein MNAVATKTELELYFEQFREHIIGLNQEFESPYGKQKIIYTDWTASGRLYRPIEEKLMNEFGPFVANTHTETTISGTAMTKAYHKARHIIKHHVNASADDVLITDGTGMTGVVNKFQRILGLKVPENLKNFITIPAEKKPIVFISHMEHHSNQTSWLETIADVEVIPAAEDGLFSIENLLILLDKYKERPFKIASITSCSNVTGIKTPYHEVAKLMHQHNGLCFVDFACSGPYVKIDMHPEDQESYLDAIFFSPHKFLGGPGTCGILVFNKKLYQNVVPDNPGGGTVSWTNPWGEHKYIDNIEDREDGGTPGFLQVIKTALAIQLKEQMGVDQILKREHEIVEYIFSSLGLVSNIKILAAQHQDRLGVISFFIEDLHFNLGVKLLNDKFGIQTRGGCSCAGTYGHFLLHVDQETSNKLVNEISLGDLIRKPGWIRMSIHPTTTTAEIEYVCNGIKALAENHATWALDYDYNPISNEFVHKEAQPLEDNLVTSWFS; encoded by the coding sequence ATGAATGCAGTAGCTACAAAAACAGAGTTAGAGCTTTATTTTGAACAATTTAGAGAGCACATTATTGGGTTAAACCAAGAATTTGAATCTCCTTACGGAAAGCAAAAAATCATCTATACAGATTGGACTGCTAGCGGGCGATTGTATCGACCAATTGAAGAAAAGTTAATGAATGAGTTTGGTCCTTTTGTGGCCAATACACATACTGAGACCACCATTTCTGGGACTGCTATGACAAAAGCGTATCACAAAGCCAGACATATTATCAAACACCATGTGAATGCTAGTGCAGATGATGTTCTCATAACAGATGGAACCGGAATGACAGGTGTGGTAAACAAGTTTCAAAGAATATTGGGCTTAAAAGTTCCTGAAAATCTAAAGAATTTCATCACGATTCCTGCCGAAAAAAAGCCGATTGTTTTTATTTCGCACATGGAACATCATTCAAACCAAACGTCTTGGCTAGAAACAATTGCTGATGTTGAGGTAATTCCAGCCGCTGAAGATGGTTTGTTTAGCATAGAAAACTTATTGATTTTACTAGATAAATATAAAGAAAGACCTTTTAAAATTGCATCCATCACTTCATGCTCTAATGTTACGGGTATCAAAACTCCATATCATGAAGTGGCAAAATTAATGCATCAACATAACGGACTTTGTTTTGTTGATTTTGCTTGCTCAGGTCCTTACGTAAAGATAGATATGCACCCTGAAGATCAAGAGTCTTATTTAGATGCTATTTTCTTTTCTCCACACAAGTTTTTAGGAGGTCCTGGGACTTGTGGTATCCTTGTTTTTAATAAAAAATTATATCAAAATGTTGTACCAGATAATCCAGGAGGAGGAACTGTAAGCTGGACAAATCCATGGGGAGAACACAAATACATTGATAATATTGAGGATAGAGAAGATGGCGGAACACCTGGTTTTTTACAGGTTATAAAAACAGCATTAGCCATACAGCTCAAAGAACAAATGGGCGTGGATCAAATCTTAAAACGAGAACACGAAATCGTAGAATATATTTTTTCTTCCTTGGGACTTGTGTCCAATATCAAAATTTTAGCAGCTCAACATCAAGATAGACTGGGTGTTATTTCTTTTTTTATAGAAGACCTGCATTTTAATTTAGGAGTGAAATTATTGAATGATAAATTTGGAATTCAAACACGTGGAGGATGCAGTTGTGCAGGCACATACGGACATTTTTTACTGCATGTTGACCAAGAAACCTCTAATAAGTTAGTCAATGAAATTTCGCTAGGAGATTTAATTAGAAAGCCAGGATGGATCAGGATGTCAATTCATCCCACTACCACAACTGCTGAAATTGAATACGTGTGTAACGGAATTAAAGCGTTAGCCGAAAATCATGCAACATGGGCATTAGATTATGATTACAACCCAATTAGCAATGAGTTTGTTCATAAAGAAGCTCAGCCACTAGAGGATAATCTTGTGACAAGTTGGTTCTCTTAA
- the glmM gene encoding phosphoglucosamine mutase, whose translation MTLIKSISGIRGTIGGNVGDNLTPVDAVKFASAYGTWLKNYSKKDKITVVVGRDARISGPMIHNLVVNTLIGLGIDVIDLGLSTTPTVEVAVPLEKAEGGIILTASHNPKQWNALKLLNEKGEFLNGEEGLKILEIAESEGFNFSDVDDLGTITINDAYMDIHIDEVLNLPLVDIEAVKAAKFKVVVDGVNSSGGIIIPRLLELMGVEVVELYCEPNGHFPHNPEPLKEHLTDISELVVKEKAHLGIVVDPDVDRLAFICEDGEMFGEEYTLVACADYVLSKTPGNTVSNMSSSRALRDVTNAHNGNYEASAVGEVNVVELMKKNNAVIGGEGNGGIIYPELHYGRDSLVGVALFLTHLANKKMTVSALRASYPEYYMSKNKIELTPQIDVDAILVAMTEKYKNEDITTIDGVKIDFAENWVHLRKSNTEPIIRIYTEAASQMLADQLALRIIDEIKAVAGI comes from the coding sequence ATGACTTTAATAAAATCAATATCAGGAATTCGAGGTACAATAGGTGGAAATGTAGGGGATAACTTAACTCCTGTTGATGCTGTAAAATTTGCTTCAGCTTATGGAACTTGGTTAAAAAACTACAGTAAGAAAGATAAAATCACGGTAGTTGTAGGACGTGATGCTCGTATATCTGGACCAATGATTCATAATTTGGTAGTAAACACCTTGATTGGTTTGGGTATTGATGTGATTGATTTAGGACTTTCAACTACTCCAACTGTTGAAGTTGCTGTACCACTTGAAAAAGCTGAGGGCGGAATAATATTAACGGCATCGCATAATCCAAAACAATGGAATGCTTTGAAATTATTGAACGAAAAAGGGGAGTTTTTAAATGGTGAAGAGGGACTTAAAATTCTTGAAATTGCGGAAAGCGAAGGTTTTAATTTTTCGGATGTGGATGATTTAGGAACTATCACAATCAATGATGCCTACATGGACATACACATTGATGAGGTTTTAAACTTACCATTAGTAGATATTGAAGCTGTAAAAGCAGCAAAATTTAAGGTTGTTGTTGATGGAGTAAACTCATCAGGTGGAATTATTATTCCTAGATTATTAGAATTAATGGGCGTTGAAGTGGTAGAACTTTACTGCGAACCAAACGGTCATTTCCCTCATAATCCAGAGCCTTTGAAAGAGCATTTAACCGATATTTCGGAACTGGTTGTAAAAGAAAAAGCACATTTAGGAATTGTTGTAGATCCTGATGTAGATCGTTTGGCATTCATTTGTGAAGATGGCGAAATGTTTGGCGAAGAATACACGTTAGTGGCTTGTGCCGATTATGTTTTGAGTAAAACTCCAGGAAATACAGTATCTAACATGTCATCGTCTCGTGCTTTACGCGATGTTACAAACGCACATAACGGAAACTACGAAGCCAGTGCTGTAGGTGAGGTAAATGTAGTAGAATTGATGAAAAAAAATAATGCAGTTATTGGTGGTGAAGGAAACGGTGGAATTATCTACCCAGAGCTTCATTACGGACGTGATAGTTTGGTAGGAGTAGCTTTGTTTTTGACGCATTTGGCTAACAAAAAAATGACGGTTTCAGCATTGCGTGCTTCGTATCCGGAATATTACATGAGCAAAAATAAAATTGAATTAACACCGCAAATTGATGTAGATGCTATTCTTGTTGCCATGACCGAAAAGTACAAGAATGAAGATATTACTACTATTGATGGTGTTAAAATTGATTTTGCCGAAAATTGGGTTCACTTAAGAAAATCAAATACAGAGCCTATTATTCGTATTTATACCGAAGCAGCCTCTCAAATGCTAGCAGATCAATTAGCACTTAGAATTATTGATGAAATTAAAGCAGTTGCTGGTATTTAA
- a CDS encoding rhomboid family intramembrane serine protease, whose amino-acid sequence MNTVLLALIIVNVLFSYKGFNDLSFFRKYEFHVGSIKAGEQIRMITSGFLHADMVHLFFNMFTLWMFAPVVLGQLGNFSFLLIYFGSLIFGSLLTMVFHNNDYGYRAVGASGAVTGVLYSAILLQPDMMLGIFFIIPMPAYIFGILYLLYSIYGMRAKNDNIGHTAHFGGAVGGYLITLIKQPTMFVDNTMMVIVLAIPIVILFIMVKLGKL is encoded by the coding sequence ATGAATACTGTTTTATTAGCATTAATAATTGTTAATGTATTGTTTAGTTACAAAGGATTTAACGACTTGTCTTTTTTTAGAAAATATGAATTTCATGTAGGAAGTATCAAAGCTGGAGAACAAATCCGAATGATTACCTCTGGTTTTTTACATGCAGATATGGTTCATTTGTTTTTTAATATGTTTACCCTTTGGATGTTTGCTCCGGTAGTATTAGGGCAACTGGGTAATTTTTCATTTTTATTGATCTATTTTGGCAGCCTTATTTTTGGGAGTTTGCTTACTATGGTTTTTCATAACAATGACTATGGGTATAGAGCCGTAGGCGCCTCTGGAGCTGTTACAGGAGTGTTGTATTCAGCTATATTATTGCAACCCGATATGATGTTAGGAATATTTTTTATAATACCAATGCCAGCTTATATTTTTGGGATATTGTATTTATTGTACTCTATTTATGGCATGCGTGCTAAGAACGATAACATTGGCCATACGGCACATTTTGGTGGAGCTGTAGGCGGTTATCTAATTACTTTAATAAAACAACCTACTATGTTTGTAGATAATACAATGATGGTTATTGTTTTAGCCATTCCTATTGTAATTCTTTTTATAATGGTAAAGCTAGGTAAGCTATAA
- a CDS encoding SIMPL domain-containing protein: MKKALAVFSIFFISLSYGQDVKPTPQINVNGEGKVKVIPDQATINVSVETKGNVAKDVKKGNDEKIDAVIKFIKKMNIPAGDFKTQRIALNPQYDYEKKKHSYNAVQTIEIVIRDLSKYDELMEGLVEQGINRIDAVVFQSSKLAQYQSEARKLAMKDAKLKAEDYVSVLGQKVGKALVISDNSQTYYPQPMYASMKSMERMDASEPRETLAIGEINITANVTVNFILE, encoded by the coding sequence ATGAAAAAAGCATTAGCAGTATTCAGTATATTTTTTATCTCATTGTCTTATGGTCAAGATGTAAAACCTACGCCTCAAATTAATGTAAATGGAGAAGGAAAAGTAAAAGTTATCCCAGATCAAGCTACTATTAATGTTTCGGTTGAAACCAAAGGGAATGTAGCTAAGGATGTTAAAAAAGGAAATGATGAAAAAATTGATGCAGTAATCAAGTTTATAAAAAAAATGAACATACCGGCAGGGGATTTCAAAACGCAACGCATAGCTTTGAATCCGCAGTATGATTATGAAAAAAAGAAACACAGCTACAATGCAGTTCAAACCATTGAAATTGTTATAAGAGATTTATCAAAGTATGATGAATTGATGGAAGGTTTAGTAGAACAAGGAATTAATAGAATAGATGCCGTAGTATTTCAATCCTCAAAGCTAGCGCAATATCAATCAGAAGCAAGAAAGCTTGCTATGAAGGACGCCAAATTAAAAGCAGAAGATTATGTATCAGTTTTAGGGCAAAAAGTAGGGAAGGCACTCGTAATTTCAGATAATTCTCAAACTTATTATCCACAGCCTATGTATGCTTCTATGAAAAGCATGGAGCGCATGGATGCATCAGAACCTAGAGAAACTTTAGCAATAGGAGAAATAAATATTACAGCTAATGTTACGGTAAATTTTATATTGGAATAG
- the ggt gene encoding gamma-glutamyltransferase, with protein sequence MKKLLPLLFLIAIGCKSQEKAVNPTGLVTSKAMVVSAREEASQIGVDIMKKGGNAFDAMVATELALAVAHPQAGNIGGGGFMVYRKANGETGSIDYREKAPLSAKNDMFLDQNGNVIKGKSTATAHASGVPGTIAGVFEVHKKYGSLPISEILKPVIALAERGVVVTPNQAKSLAAFRAVFIKENGPNSLFSQVYKANDTIKYKALANTLKKISQYGKEEFYAGETAQKLIAFLTQKNGAMTLEDLKKYEAKWRKPITFDYKDLKITSMAPPSSGGICLNQIMSMIEPYPLAQMGHNSQKAIQLITEAERRAYADRNFFLGDPDFVKIPTSKLLDPSYLKNRMNTFSFDKATKSSDVAHGEITGYESDQTTHYSIVDPFGNAIAATTTLNDNYGSKIYCDELGFFLNNQMDDFSAKPGVPNLYGLTGSKANSIAPEKRMLSSMTPTIIEKDKKLYMVVGTPGGSTIITSVLQTILNVYEFNLSMQEAVDTPRFHHQWLPDEIIFEPNSFNKDLLLQLKQKGYSINEKDKEIIGAVDAILVLPNGKLEGGADRRGDNKAVGF encoded by the coding sequence ATGAAAAAATTATTACCGTTACTTTTCTTAATTGCTATTGGATGTAAATCCCAAGAAAAAGCAGTAAATCCCACCGGACTTGTGACTTCCAAAGCAATGGTAGTTTCTGCGCGTGAAGAAGCCTCACAAATAGGAGTCGACATAATGAAAAAAGGAGGTAACGCATTTGACGCTATGGTAGCTACCGAATTAGCATTGGCTGTAGCCCATCCGCAAGCGGGAAATATAGGCGGCGGAGGTTTTATGGTTTACAGGAAAGCTAACGGAGAAACTGGCTCTATTGATTATAGAGAAAAAGCACCTTTGTCAGCCAAAAACGATATGTTCTTAGACCAAAATGGAAATGTTATAAAAGGTAAAAGTACTGCAACAGCACATGCATCAGGTGTACCTGGAACCATTGCAGGTGTTTTTGAAGTACACAAAAAATACGGTTCACTTCCCATTAGTGAAATATTAAAACCTGTAATTGCTCTCGCAGAAAGAGGCGTAGTTGTAACACCCAATCAAGCCAAAAGTCTAGCAGCTTTTAGAGCGGTTTTTATTAAAGAAAACGGACCAAACAGCTTATTCTCTCAAGTTTATAAAGCAAACGATACCATCAAATACAAAGCGTTAGCAAATACGCTTAAAAAAATTTCACAATATGGAAAAGAGGAATTTTACGCCGGAGAAACCGCCCAAAAACTGATTGCTTTTCTCACTCAAAAGAACGGTGCTATGACTCTTGAGGATTTAAAGAAGTACGAAGCAAAATGGAGAAAACCAATTACATTTGATTATAAAGATTTAAAAATAACTTCTATGGCACCACCTAGTAGTGGTGGAATCTGTTTGAACCAAATCATGTCTATGATAGAACCATATCCGCTTGCGCAAATGGGACACAACAGTCAAAAAGCCATTCAATTGATTACCGAAGCCGAGCGCAGAGCCTACGCAGATAGAAACTTTTTTCTTGGAGATCCTGATTTTGTAAAAATACCTACTTCTAAATTACTTGATCCTTCGTACTTAAAAAACAGAATGAATACTTTCAGTTTTGATAAAGCCACCAAATCTTCAGATGTTGCACACGGTGAAATAACAGGATATGAAAGTGATCAAACCACACATTACTCTATTGTAGATCCTTTTGGGAATGCGATAGCCGCAACAACAACCTTAAATGATAATTATGGTTCCAAAATATACTGTGATGAACTGGGTTTTTTCTTGAACAATCAAATGGATGATTTTAGCGCAAAACCAGGTGTCCCAAATCTCTACGGTCTTACCGGAAGTAAAGCCAACAGTATTGCCCCTGAAAAAAGAATGCTAAGTTCTATGACTCCAACCATCATCGAAAAAGATAAAAAACTTTACATGGTAGTAGGAACTCCGGGAGGATCAACTATTATCACATCGGTTTTACAAACTATTTTAAACGTATATGAATTTAATTTAAGTATGCAAGAGGCAGTAGATACACCTCGATTTCACCACCAATGGTTGCCTGATGAAATTATTTTCGAACCAAATTCTTTCAACAAAGATTTGCTATTGCAACTCAAACAAAAAGGATACTCTATCAATGAAAAAGACAAAGAAATTATAGGTGCTGTAGATGCCATTTTAGTTTTACCCAATGGCAAACTTGAAGGCGGAGCTGACAGAAGAGGTGACAACAAAGCGGTTGGATTTTAA
- a CDS encoding lysophospholipid acyltransferase family protein, producing the protein MQLLVFILAYPFLWFISILPFPMLYGISNGVYFLMYYVIGYRKKVVRANIALALPHLNQQERLLIEKKSYHHLCDMFLEMTKTLTISSEEMNRRFVITNVELIQEYEKKGKSIMLIASHYASWEWLITLNQKLSIQGVGVYKKLRNIYFDKLVRDIRSKYNTLLVQTNKTIPLIAENYKSNIQCVYGLASDQSPKMDRIFHWESFMGVEVPVHTGPEMLSKKYDMTVVFAKVKKVKRGFYELTIIPIAENAKELPDFEITHRYIKEVEKQIIEAPEYYFWTHKRWKHRR; encoded by the coding sequence ATGCAGTTACTTGTTTTCATATTAGCGTACCCTTTTCTTTGGTTCATCTCTATTTTACCTTTTCCTATGTTGTATGGCATATCGAATGGGGTTTATTTCTTAATGTATTATGTCATTGGTTATCGTAAAAAAGTAGTTCGTGCTAATATTGCATTGGCTTTGCCGCATCTTAACCAACAAGAACGTTTGCTTATTGAAAAGAAATCATACCATCATTTATGTGATATGTTTCTTGAAATGACCAAAACACTTACAATTTCTTCTGAAGAAATGAACCGAAGATTTGTAATCACAAACGTAGAACTCATTCAAGAATATGAAAAAAAAGGCAAAAGTATTATGCTTATAGCTTCACATTATGCAAGTTGGGAATGGTTAATCACGCTTAATCAAAAACTAAGTATTCAAGGAGTTGGTGTATATAAAAAACTAAGAAATATTTATTTTGACAAATTGGTTCGAGATATTCGTTCAAAATACAATACGTTATTAGTACAAACAAATAAAACCATCCCACTAATTGCTGAAAATTATAAAAGCAACATTCAGTGTGTCTATGGTTTAGCCAGCGATCAATCTCCTAAAATGGATAGAATTTTTCATTGGGAATCCTTTATGGGTGTTGAAGTTCCTGTGCATACTGGCCCTGAAATGCTATCAAAAAAGTATGATATGACTGTTGTTTTTGCAAAAGTAAAAAAAGTGAAACGTGGTTTTTATGAACTGACTATCATTCCTATTGCAGAAAATGCAAAAGAGCTACCTGATTTTGAAATCACACACCGTTACATCAAAGAAGTTGAAAAACAAATAATTGAAGCACCTGAATACTATTTCTGGACTCATAAACGATGGAAACATAGAAGATAA
- a CDS encoding membrane metalloprotease — protein sequence MKKISALLVLCSFLFVASCSSDENNSSPDAVTVDKNLNKQQTGSSANDLLSDRKFKSLVIEVVYVNGFEPSTAAITNFVNFLNARTFKPGGITVVKRGIPSPGTAPYSNEEIVAIEDANRTKYNLVDQIAVWAFFADGKSDKDAGNSFVLGTAYRNTSFVIYEQTLHGLSDSAFEPNRSVLETTVITHEFGHVLGLTNFGTAMQSNHEDTDNPKHCNNKSCLMYWTFDLSAAIGSMGTSGNVPQLDAQCIADLRANGGR from the coding sequence ATGAAAAAAATTTCCGCACTTCTGGTTTTGTGTTCATTTCTATTTGTTGCTTCTTGCTCAAGTGATGAAAATAATTCTAGTCCTGATGCTGTTACAGTTGATAAAAATTTGAACAAACAGCAAACCGGTAGCTCTGCAAATGATTTATTATCAGATAGGAAATTTAAAAGTTTGGTGATTGAAGTGGTCTACGTAAATGGTTTTGAACCTAGTACTGCGGCCATAACAAACTTTGTTAATTTTTTAAATGCTAGAACTTTCAAGCCTGGAGGTATTACGGTCGTGAAACGCGGAATTCCTTCACCAGGAACGGCACCCTATTCAAACGAGGAAATAGTAGCTATTGAGGATGCTAATAGAACTAAATACAATTTAGTAGACCAAATTGCTGTTTGGGCTTTTTTTGCTGATGGAAAATCAGATAAAGATGCCGGAAATTCATTTGTACTAGGAACTGCTTATCGCAATACTTCATTTGTTATATATGAACAAACGCTTCATGGTTTGAGTGATAGTGCTTTTGAACCCAACAGAAGCGTGCTGGAAACCACAGTAATTACTCATGAATTTGGACATGTTTTAGGGCTAACAAATTTTGGTACAGCCATGCAAAGCAACCATGAAGACACTGATAATCCTAAACATTGTAATAACAAATCGTGCTTAATGTATTGGACATTTGATTTGAGTGCTGCAATAGGTAGTATGGGAACCTCTGGAAATGTACCTCAGCTAGATGCTCAATGTATTGCAGACCTTCGTGCGAATGGAGGAAGATAA
- a CDS encoding tryptophan 7-halogenase has protein sequence MNKKLATKVDIAIIGGGIAGCTAAIALSKKYTVALIDKALQPVDRIGECLPPAARRILKQLDLLEGLENKGYPANQQIQQQNTGTQSYWGSDKSTIVDHLRNPDGFGWQLNRKEFEVYLRSNAEQRGVNCFFGYKLQTAAYDNDLWTIGIKTSETTTKSIESCITAKFVIDASGRQSHFTRTLGIKREVIDKLVATWATVENHETITMSTISSCEEGWWYSAPLPNNKRVIAFQTDADLIERTQIKSADSFLQLATANKQMASILSKNKQPIQFHGTVAANSSKLHEVAGKQWAALGDAAVSFDPLSSQGMFNAMASALQLTDLLQNYQIIEETNKAQEAVFQEIYTQQMNHIWDYYLKHKSYFYGQEQRWPQSEFWKRRQLASSNI, from the coding sequence ATGAATAAAAAATTGGCTACAAAAGTAGATATTGCTATTATAGGCGGTGGCATTGCAGGTTGTACTGCAGCCATCGCTTTATCTAAAAAGTATACAGTCGCTTTAATTGACAAAGCATTACAACCTGTTGATCGTATTGGCGAATGTTTGCCACCTGCTGCGCGACGCATTTTAAAACAGCTAGATCTATTAGAAGGTTTAGAAAACAAAGGCTATCCTGCTAACCAACAAATACAACAACAAAACACAGGAACGCAATCGTACTGGGGAAGTGACAAGAGTACTATTGTAGATCATTTGCGCAATCCAGATGGTTTTGGCTGGCAATTGAACCGAAAAGAATTTGAAGTCTATTTACGATCCAATGCTGAGCAACGTGGCGTAAACTGTTTTTTTGGATATAAACTTCAAACTGCTGCTTATGATAATGATCTGTGGACTATTGGCATCAAAACTTCCGAAACGACAACAAAATCAATTGAATCATGTATAACTGCAAAATTTGTTATTGATGCAAGTGGTAGACAATCCCATTTTACTCGAACGTTAGGTATTAAACGTGAAGTAATTGACAAACTTGTGGCCACTTGGGCCACAGTAGAGAATCACGAAACGATTACAATGAGCACTATTTCATCATGTGAGGAAGGCTGGTGGTACAGTGCACCATTGCCTAATAATAAAAGGGTTATTGCATTTCAAACCGATGCTGATTTAATAGAACGAACTCAAATAAAAAGTGCCGATTCCTTTTTACAATTGGCAACAGCCAATAAACAGATGGCTAGTATTCTTTCAAAAAATAAGCAACCCATACAATTTCATGGTACGGTGGCTGCTAATTCTAGTAAGCTTCATGAAGTAGCAGGAAAGCAATGGGCAGCACTTGGCGATGCTGCAGTAAGTTTTGATCCACTTTCTTCCCAAGGCATGTTTAACGCCATGGCAAGTGCGCTACAGCTTACAGATCTCCTGCAGAACTATCAAATAATTGAAGAGACAAACAAGGCTCAAGAGGCAGTATTTCAAGAGATATACACGCAACAAATGAATCACATTTGGGATTATTACCTCAAACATAAGTCTTATTTTTATGGACAAGAACAACGCTGGCCTCAGTCTGAATTCTGGAAGAGAAGACAATTAGCATCATCAAATATTTAA